Within Kineothrix sp. MB12-C1, the genomic segment TGGAAGAACTTACGATAGAGGCGATGAAGAATCTAAGCGTAAACTGTGAGCAGCTTGCGGGATATTATCCGATGCCGAAGACCTTATATTTCTCTAACTTTTTCAGCCAGCAGAAGATGAAGGGGTATTTCTTCCCGTTTTCTATGGAAGCTAATTATAATGGCATTATGCACGAAATTAATCGTCCTGCGACCATTTGCCATGAATATGCACATTTAAAGGGATTCTTATATGAAGAGGAAGCGAATCTCATTGGATTTCTGGCTTGCGTGAATTCTCCCGATGTAACTTTTCAATACAGCGGATATCTTAGCATATTAAATTACATTAATAATGAATTCTATGAAGCCATCGGAAGAGATCAGGAAGTATATAATTCCCATGTAAAAATATCCCCTCAAGTCAAGGAGGAAAATATATTCTTAGAAAAGGAGACATGGCGGAAGGTGGAAGAAAAGGCCGTAATTCAGACGAAGGTCGTAGATAAAGTCTCCGACAAAATATCGGAGACTACGCTTGTACTTAATGGTATAGAAGACGGTATCTTGAGCTACACGAGAGTAGTGGGGCTGCTGCTTCATTATTATGATGGATCTGATGAAGTACAGCAGACGCTGGCAGGTCCTGAATACCTCGTGCAATTACAAGAATAACCCTACAGGGCAATGGTCAGAGCCCAGTATATCGGAATAAATGACTGCATCCTTCAGACGGTCCTTAAGAGATTCGGATACGAGAAAGTAGTCAATCCGCCAACCGGCATTTTTAGCTCTGGCACTGAATCGATAGGACCACCAGGAATAAGCACCTTCTTTATCCGGGTAGAAATAACGGAAGGTATCGATAAAGCCTGAATTAGTTAGTATAGTGAACTTTTCTCTCTCTTCATCTGAAAAGCCTGCATTTTTGCGGTTGGTTTTAGGGTTCTTTAGATCTATTTCCTTATGAGCCACATTTAAATCACCGCAGATAATGACGGGCTTTTTCTCTTCTAACCTTTTTAAATAGGTGAGAAAATCCTCTTCCCATTGCATGCGATAAGATAATCTGGCAAGAGCATCCTGTGAATTGGGCGTATACACGGTAATCATATAGAAATCAGGATATTCCAGCGTAATTACGCGGCCTTCGTGATCATGTTCTTCGATTCCCATGCCATAAGCGACAGAGAGAGGCTCTTCTTTTGTGAATATGGCAGTTCCTGAATAGCCTTTTTTCTCAGCATAATTCCAATATTGATAGTAACCGGGAAGATCGAGTTCAATCTGGCCCTCCTGCAATTTAGATTCCTGGATACAGAAAATATCGGCATCTTCTGCCTTTAGAAAATCGAGAAATCCCTTTCCTACGCAAGCGCGAAGTCCATTTACATTCCATGATATTAATTTCATATGTTCTCATCCTTTCGTAATGCTATCATTTCACAACCAATCGTCATATATACCGCTTGATTGATAAATTTAAGTTCTTTTATAGTTTAAATAAAAAAAATGAATTTGTAAATTGATTTTGAGAAAATCCCCATTTTACGGTGTTTATAACGATTATTCAAAATAAAATCAAAGGTGTTAATAAAAAATCAAGAATTTGTTCACACATTGGACACATTTATGACATATTATGTTAAAAGTTGATGCAGACGCAACATCTGAAAGGTCTGGGTCAACAAATATTTCATATTTCTAGGAGGAGAAAAATTATGAAAAAGAAATTGGTATTATTATTAACAGCAGTTGCAACATGTGCAACATTGATGGTGGCTTGCGGAAACAGCGAAGCACCTGTAACAGAAGAAACAGCAGTAGTTGAAGAAGCAGCTGAAGAAGTTACAGAAGAAGTAGTGGAAGAAGCTACAGAAGAAGTAGTAGAAGAAGCTACAGAAGAAGTAGTAGAAGAAGCTACAGAAGAAGTTGCTGAAGAAGCTACAGAAGAAGCAACTGAAGAAGTTACAGAAGAAGAAGCTGACGCAGATGCTGTAGATGCAGATGCAGAAGTTACAGAAGAAGAAGTTACAGATGCTGAATAATCAGTAATCGGATTGTTACTTAATTTTTACTGTTATCACTGTACAAAAGAAGATAATTAAAAGGGAAGCTGTTTACCGTCCATATAGGATGATAAGCAGCTTCTTTGCAATATTGAATAAAGCACTCCGTGCCTTTTAATTAGTTGAGGTATCGACCTTGATAAGGTCCTCATAGGGAAGTATTAATTCATTAATTATTTCATAGGAAAAATCCCGCATATCAGAAAAGGTCTGTTTGTAATTCTCCAAAGTAAGAGGATTGTTGTCATCAATGATTTGCTGTGCCATATATCGGTTGATTTCCGGTGAAAAATGCAGGGTATCCATATAATTATTAAGATCTGTTATAATCTCCTTCTCATCTTGAAAATAAAACATTTCTACATTCTCATAGGTAAGTAGTCTGCCTGCAGCCACTTCCATATTATAAAGATAAGCTTCCAAATCGCCTGTACGGTAGGTATTATCCCACCATAGGATAGAATAGGCGGGGAAGAAGAATTTGAATTCGGTCTCCGGATGCGCCTTGATTTGTTCTTCTACTAAAGAGATATTGGCATGTAATACATCCTCATAATAGTCCTTCTCCTTCATAGGTGCGATATCGGGAGTGCGAAAATAGACATTCAAAGCCATATCCTGATTGAATTCCTTCCACTGTGCCCAATTATAAGAATCATTTTCGTCATAGTCACCAATAAGGGAATTGGCAATCATATAAGGTATTTTTTCGAAGAGTACGCCTTTGTTATAGAGGTATTCCACATCATCGAAATAATTTTTGTTATATAAATACATGGGACAGCCGGTCAACTCATAGGTAGGTACCGGATCGGCAGCGAGGGAAGAGGTGTCCATGCTGTAGAATACATACTCCAAGTTATGCGACTCATAGGCAACATCGAGAAGATAGCATAGATCAGCAGTAGCGCCGTAAGAACGAACAGCTTTTATCGTACTGGTTCCGAAGCCATCGTTAAACCAGCCGTTATTATAATTTTCTGAAACGGAGGAACCGACGATTAAGCTATCGTAATCGAAGGTGCGCAGCGTACCGATGCACTGGTACTCTTTATCTGTCAGCACTGCCTTTAGCGAGAACCATGGCTTGTGATAATGAAAAAATGGATCGAAAGCGATGACAAATATTGCAATAATTGCCATTAGGACAGCAATTCTCTTTAAAAAAGATAAAATAAATTTTTTTTCCACGTTAATAACCATACCTTTATTAGAAATTAAAATAAATAAACGTACTGACCTGTGAGAAGGAAATCAAAGACCATACGAATACAATCACAATGTACCAGCAAAACCTGGAACTATAAGAGGTTGCTTCCATAATTTGAAAAGAATTTTTCCTCGTTATCACGAAAGCACTGATTACTAAAACGATAAAGAAGAATATGACATAGGTAATAGGAAGCATATTCGGATTCAGAAGATTAACAGCCTGTTTCACAATATAAAATTCTGGAATATCCATTTTGGCCGCCAGCTTGTAGATATAGCCGGTATGTTTAAAAGCAAATAAATTTTTAAACATTTGCAATGCATGAGTCATACTCGCACTTCGGAAAAAAAATAGGGATAGGTTAAAAAAGGAAAAGGTAAAAAACCATCCCAGCCACCTGGGAATATGAACCTTGGCAGGAACCTTCTCCTGATTTCCTTTAATGCCTATGATTCCCAGGTTATCCCATACGACCAAAAGACCTTGCATGGTTCCCCATGCCACATAGGTCCAGTTAGCACCATGCCATAGACCGCTTAATGAGAAAATTACCATTGTATTGATAATTGTTCTTAGTCTTCCTTTCTTACTTCCTCCGAGAGGAATGTAAACATAGCTGACGAAGAAACGGGAAAGAGTCATATGCCAGCGCTGCCATAGCTCCTTTACGGAACATGCTTTATATGGAGAATTGAAGTTCACAGGGAGCGCAATGTTGAACATATATCCGAGTCCCAGTGCCATATCGCTGTACCCGCTGAAATCGAAATAAATCTGGAAGGTATAGGCGAGAATGACGAGGACAGTTGAGGGGGTATCCAAAAAGTAAGTCTGCTCAAAGCCGAAGTTGGTAACTAATGCGAGCACATCGGCCAGGAGAACTTTCTTCCCGAGTCCCAGAACAAATAGGGAAATGCCCTTGGCAAAGTTAGAAACGTGAAAGCTTCTTTTGCTCAAATCCTCGAATTGAGGAATCATCTCATGATAAAGAACGATAGGTCCGGCTACTAACTGAGGGAAAAAGGTAACGAAGGTCGTATAGTTAATAAAGGAATAATGCCCTGCCTTTCCGGTGCATCTATCGACAATAAAGGATATCTGCTGAAAGGTAAAAAAGCTGATTCCCAAAGGTAGTAAAATATGCTTCAGATTAAAGTCTGCCTGAAAAATATGATTAATATTATCAATGAAAAAATCATAATATTTAAAGTAAAAAAGAATAGTAAGGTTAATACTAACACCTGCAATAAGTCCTATTTTGTTGGTGAACTTGGTCCGTGAGAAGGTCATCAGATAACTCAAGGCATAATTAATGAGAATGCTGATAATAATCACAAGGAGATAATAAGTATTGAAATAGCCATAAAACCATAAGGACATACCTGCAAGGTACACTTTGGCCAACTCGTATTTCTTCAATTTATTCAGACTATACCAGCCAAGAAGGACCAGAGGAAGAAATATAAAAACAAAAATATAAGAATTAAAAAGCATATAATGTGATACCTTTCAAAAATATTAGCAAACGGTGTTTTGGCACCTGCCGGGCAGGCCCAAAACCGGTGTCTTGGCATCTGCCGGGCAGGCGTTTAAAAACGGTGTCTTGGCATCTGCCGGGCAGGCGCTCAAAAACAGTGTTTTTTCGCTCGCTTCGCTCGTTAAATAGATGCGTAAGCACCTTCCTGTGCAAGCACGTCGGTGCTTGTACATCTACTTAACTCTGCCCTATCGGACATTATAACATACCTTTAGGGTATTGTTCGATAGAAAGTTTTTGATTTGGGAAATGGGATAAATTTTCTGTAGTGGGAAATAATGATAGTGAATTAAGTAATAACTATTACATTAAGTAGTAACTATTCAACAGGTTTGTACATTTACTGTGCTGACCGTAAGAAGACGTGGAAAAATGAGTGAAGGATGAAATGGAGGGAATTATGAAAATGCGTTCGTTTGCTGCGGCATTGATAATGACGGTGCTGGTTTGGTTGCTGGCAGCTCCGATGATGAGCGGTTGTGGGGATGGTCCGGTGTCGGATTCTAATACAAATAGTGTGGAGAATGTGAAGCGTGAGAATGTGAAAATACAGGAGGCAGAAGTACCGCCGGTGCAGGAGGCGGAAAGTTCTGCATTTGCATCGATGAGGGAAATAAGGACGGCTGTAGTTGAGATTCTTGGGGATAATTATTGGCCGGATCAGGAGCTTACGAAGGAGGAATTGGAGACAGAGACTGGAATTACGGAAGATATGTATGAGGATTTCTTCGCGGAGAAGCAAAGTATAGAGACGGATATCGATCGAATGATTATCATTAAAGCTAAAAAGGATTCCATTGCGGAAGTGGAGACAATGCTGAATGAATATAGGGAGAGTCTGATGGTGAAATATAAGGATCGCCCACAGGAGCTTGGCAAGGTGGAGGCTTCCAGAATTGAGACAGTAGATAGCTATGTGAGTTTTGTTCAGTTAGGTGCGGATACGACAGCAGCGGCAAAAGTTGGAGATGAAGAGGTAATCTCTCTTTGCCAGCAGGAGAATGAGCGTGCAGTAGATATTATTGAGAAAACCCTATTCGATGAATGACACTTGCCCCCTATACCCTTGATAGGTTCTATTTTATGGGGTATAATAAAACTATTCAGTAGCTCTGCGTGTATACTGCGTTAACCGTAAGAATATGTGAAGAGATAAGTGAGAATGCCATTACTAAAGGTGATTCCAATGGATTTTCACGTAACAGTGAGTGTTACTGAACTGCTACAAAATAGGATGAAAAGGCAAGGTTATTGACGAAAAAATGACGAATACAATTATATTTGACATGGATGGCGTATTATTTGATACGGAAAGAATTAGCTGTGGATGTTGGGAGGAAGTAGGGCAGGCAATGGGCCTTGGCGATTTGAGCGAGGGTGTGAGAGGTTGCGTCGGTTTGAATAAAAATGATGCGGAAATACTGATGAAGGAACTTTATGGGGAGGAGTTTCCCTTTGATGAGTTCCGTACTACTGTGCGTGCATTGATGAAGCAAAGGCTTCTTGAAGAAGGGCTTCCTATAAAAGAAGGAGTTATGGAAATACTCGATTATCTGGATAAGGAAGGATATATTATCGGACTTGCATCATCCACAATGAAAAAAACTGTAATGAGTCATTTGGAGAAAGCCCAAATTACTCATTATTTTCGAGTTGTTATTACGGGAGATATGGTAAAGCATAGCAAGCCAATGCCTGATATTTATTTGATGGCATGCGAGGAGTTGGGAGTTACACCGACGAATGCCATTGCTATTGAAGATTCTCCAAACGGAATACGCTCAGCTTATCGTGCCGGTATGAAGCCGATTATGGTACCGGATCTCATTGAACCTACTCCGGAAATAGAGTCCATGCTTTATGGGAAGTTCTATTCTCTGTTGGATGTTATGGATTACTTAAAAATGACAAGCAATGGTGCTTAATGGATTTTCTCTTACTTTCCCGTGTATTCTCACGGTCAGCGCAGCAAATGTGCAGACCTGATGAATAGTTATAAAATTTATAACCTTAATTATTGGTCACAAGATGAAAAAGACAGGTGTCCGTTAGAGTAGAATGGAGGAAAACATGAAAAAGTCAAAAGTATATTACACAAGTATGAAGACATCGTTCAGCGAGAATCTTCCACAGAAGCTGGAACGGTTAATAAAAAAGGCAGGAATCGGAGAAATTGATTTTGAAAGAAAGTATGCGGCAATTAAGATTCACTTCGGTGAGCCGGGAAACCTGGCATTCCTCAGACCCAATTATGCGGCAGTGGTAGTAAAGGTTGTGAAGGAACTGGGCGGGAAACCATTTTTGACCGATTGCAATACTCTGTATGTGGGCGGACGTAAAAATGCACTCGATCATATGGATGCGGCATATCAAAATGGATTTTCTCCATTTTCTACAGGCTGCCATGTTATCATTGCCGATGGATTAAAAGGAACAGATGAAGAATTAGTTCCTGTAGAGGGCGGCGAATACATAAAAGAAGCTAAAATAGGACGTGCAGTAATGGATGCAGACGTATTCATTTCACTTAATCATTTCAAGGGTCATGAAGCTACCGGCTTCGGGGGTGCGCTTAAGAATATCGGTATGGGTTGTGGATCCAGAGCAGGTAAGATGGAGATGCACAGTGCAGGTAAGCCTTCTGTTAATCATGATCCCTGTATAGGCTGTGGCCGCTGTATCAAGATATGCGCTCATGATGCACCTTCAATTACGAATGGAAAGGCGACGATAGATCACGATAAATGTGTAGGCTGTGGTCGTTGCATCGGTGTTTGTCCGACGGATGCGATAGTAGCTGCGGGAGATGAATCCAATGATATCTTAAATAGAAAG encodes:
- a CDS encoding DUF3810 domain-containing protein is translated as MRRRGFLVLLGIFAFMAAINAVAWESPAFCDFYVRNIYPFWVNTYGRFMGIFPFSVGEIMIAVSLVVTVIAVILGFVAVIFLLGFRNSSPYKKVITVCRKYLTAYIWIFAGVFAMMTLTCFIPYHSSSLMERYGMFDKMAADDPMLQDLLQKEYTLEELAGLRDYVVIRTNELAKKVERDEEGNIIHPENMEELTIEAMKNLSVNCEQLAGYYPMPKTLYFSNFFSQQKMKGYFFPFSMEANYNGIMHEINRPATICHEYAHLKGFLYEEEANLIGFLACVNSPDVTFQYSGYLSILNYINNEFYEAIGRDQEVYNSHVKISPQVKEENIFLEKETWRKVEEKAVIQTKVVDKVSDKISETTLVLNGIEDGILSYTRVVGLLLHYYDGSDEVQQTLAGPEYLVQLQE
- the xth gene encoding exodeoxyribonuclease III gives rise to the protein MKLISWNVNGLRACVGKGFLDFLKAEDADIFCIQESKLQEGQIELDLPGYYQYWNYAEKKGYSGTAIFTKEEPLSVAYGMGIEEHDHEGRVITLEYPDFYMITVYTPNSQDALARLSYRMQWEEDFLTYLKRLEEKKPVIICGDLNVAHKEIDLKNPKTNRKNAGFSDEEREKFTILTNSGFIDTFRYFYPDKEGAYSWWSYRFSARAKNAGWRIDYFLVSESLKDRLKDAVIYSDILGSDHCPVGLFL
- a CDS encoding SGNH/GDSL hydrolase family protein, yielding MAIIAIFVIAFDPFFHYHKPWFSLKAVLTDKEYQCIGTLRTFDYDSLIVGSSVSENYNNGWFNDGFGTSTIKAVRSYGATADLCYLLDVAYESHNLEYVFYSMDTSSLAADPVPTYELTGCPMYLYNKNYFDDVEYLYNKGVLFEKIPYMIANSLIGDYDENDSYNWAQWKEFNQDMALNVYFRTPDIAPMKEKDYYEDVLHANISLVEEQIKAHPETEFKFFFPAYSILWWDNTYRTGDLEAYLYNMEVAAGRLLTYENVEMFYFQDEKEIITDLNNYMDTLHFSPEINRYMAQQIIDDNNPLTLENYKQTFSDMRDFSYEIINELILPYEDLIKVDTSTN
- a CDS encoding MBOAT family O-acyltransferase, whose translation is MLFNSYIFVFIFLPLVLLGWYSLNKLKKYELAKVYLAGMSLWFYGYFNTYYLLVIIISILINYALSYLMTFSRTKFTNKIGLIAGVSINLTILFYFKYYDFFIDNINHIFQADFNLKHILLPLGISFFTFQQISFIVDRCTGKAGHYSFINYTTFVTFFPQLVAGPIVLYHEMIPQFEDLSKRSFHVSNFAKGISLFVLGLGKKVLLADVLALVTNFGFEQTYFLDTPSTVLVILAYTFQIYFDFSGYSDMALGLGYMFNIALPVNFNSPYKACSVKELWQRWHMTLSRFFVSYVYIPLGGSKKGRLRTIINTMVIFSLSGLWHGANWTYVAWGTMQGLLVVWDNLGIIGIKGNQEKVPAKVHIPRWLGWFFTFSFFNLSLFFFRSASMTHALQMFKNLFAFKHTGYIYKLAAKMDIPEFYIVKQAVNLLNPNMLPITYVIFFFIVLVISAFVITRKNSFQIMEATSYSSRFCWYIVIVFVWSLISFSQVSTFIYFNF
- a CDS encoding DUF4358 domain-containing protein, with amino-acid sequence MKMRSFAAALIMTVLVWLLAAPMMSGCGDGPVSDSNTNSVENVKRENVKIQEAEVPPVQEAESSAFASMREIRTAVVEILGDNYWPDQELTKEELETETGITEDMYEDFFAEKQSIETDIDRMIIIKAKKDSIAEVETMLNEYRESLMVKYKDRPQELGKVEASRIETVDSYVSFVQLGADTTAAAKVGDEEVISLCQQENERAVDIIEKTLFDE
- a CDS encoding HAD family hydrolase, encoding MTNTIIFDMDGVLFDTERISCGCWEEVGQAMGLGDLSEGVRGCVGLNKNDAEILMKELYGEEFPFDEFRTTVRALMKQRLLEEGLPIKEGVMEILDYLDKEGYIIGLASSTMKKTVMSHLEKAQITHYFRVVITGDMVKHSKPMPDIYLMACEELGVTPTNAIAIEDSPNGIRSAYRAGMKPIMVPDLIEPTPEIESMLYGKFYSLLDVMDYLKMTSNGA
- a CDS encoding DUF362 domain-containing protein, producing the protein MKKSKVYYTSMKTSFSENLPQKLERLIKKAGIGEIDFERKYAAIKIHFGEPGNLAFLRPNYAAVVVKVVKELGGKPFLTDCNTLYVGGRKNALDHMDAAYQNGFSPFSTGCHVIIADGLKGTDEELVPVEGGEYIKEAKIGRAVMDADVFISLNHFKGHEATGFGGALKNIGMGCGSRAGKMEMHSAGKPSVNHDPCIGCGRCIKICAHDAPSITNGKATIDHDKCVGCGRCIGVCPTDAIVAAGDESNDILNRKIAEYSKAVLSDRPHFHISLVIDISPNCDCHSENDIPIVPDVGMFASFDPVALDLACADAVNKQPVIAGSQLDRMPHVHHDHFIDSAPATNWKSSIEHAVKIGIGNAEYEMIEI